In a genomic window of Shouchella clausii:
- a CDS encoding ClpXP adapter SpxH family protein codes for MNAKHRVTSHCDHELGICGISPEANEALPAKKPLEIYTFIDPLCAQCWSMEPILKKLKVEYGHYFRIRVLLAGKLNVWNACEAGKVKHTRPPVWVKGVSSSNMPYAGDIKLSDFHPYKASLAIKAAELQGPKAGHRFLRKLRETLFLQKQNITNEDVLKTCADDAGLDVDAFIADLHSPSAAKALQCDVQTTNEMDVDTVPTFVFFNDNSEEAGIKISGQYPFSIYVQLLEDMLGFVPVKATPPTLEGLLQTYGFLATAEVAMVLDLSSEEAEKKLKTLMLQQKVEAVPYEYGTFWKWLM; via the coding sequence ATGAACGCCAAACATCGCGTGACTAGCCATTGTGACCATGAACTCGGGATTTGCGGCATTTCTCCCGAGGCAAATGAAGCGCTGCCTGCCAAAAAACCATTGGAGATTTACACCTTTATTGATCCGCTGTGCGCTCAATGCTGGTCGATGGAGCCGATTCTAAAGAAGCTCAAAGTCGAATATGGTCATTATTTCCGAATACGGGTCCTGCTTGCTGGAAAGTTGAATGTATGGAATGCGTGCGAAGCAGGCAAAGTCAAACATACACGCCCACCGGTATGGGTGAAAGGTGTATCATCCTCAAATATGCCTTACGCCGGGGATATAAAACTTAGTGATTTTCATCCATATAAAGCTTCACTTGCGATAAAAGCAGCAGAACTACAAGGACCAAAAGCAGGCCACCGCTTTTTGCGCAAGCTTCGAGAAACGTTGTTTTTACAAAAACAAAACATTACCAATGAAGACGTGCTAAAAACATGCGCCGACGATGCAGGGCTGGACGTTGATGCTTTTATAGCCGACCTCCATTCACCGAGCGCTGCCAAAGCGCTTCAGTGTGACGTGCAAACGACGAACGAGATGGACGTTGATACCGTCCCAACTTTTGTTTTCTTTAACGACAATTCGGAAGAAGCAGGCATTAAAATTTCCGGCCAGTATCCATTTTCGATTTATGTCCAGTTATTGGAAGACATGCTTGGCTTCGTACCAGTAAAAGCCACTCCACCGACTCTCGAGGGATTGTTGCAAACATATGGTTTTTTAGCCACTGCGGAAGTCGCAATGGTCCTGGATTTGAGTAGTGAAGAAGCAGAAAAAAAGCTAAAGACACTCATGTTACAACAAAAAGTAGAAGCCGTCCCTTATGAATACGGGA